The Kogia breviceps isolate mKogBre1 chromosome 4, mKogBre1 haplotype 1, whole genome shotgun sequence genome window below encodes:
- the CCT5 gene encoding T-complex protein 1 subunit epsilon isoform X2, with protein sequence MASVGTLAFDEYGRPFLIIKDQDRKSRLMGLEALKSHIMAAKAVANTMKTSLGPNGLDKMMVDKDGDVTVTNDGATILSMMDVDHQIAKLMVELSKSQDDEIGDGTTGVVVLAGALLEEAEQLLDRGIHPIRIADGYEQAARIAIEYLDRISDSVLVDMKDTEPLIQTAKTTLGSKVVNSCHRQMAEIAVNAVLTVADMQRRDVDFELIKVEGKVGGRLEDTKLIKGVIVDKDFSHPQMPKQVEDAKIAILTCPFEPPKPKTKHKLDVTSVEDFKALQKYEKEKFEEMIRQIKETGANLAICQWGFDDEANHLLLQNNLPAVRWVGGPEIELIAIATGGRIVPRFSELTAEKLGFAGLVKEISFGTTKDKMLVIEQCKNSRAVTIFIRGGNKMIIEEAKRSLHDALCVIRNLIRDNRVVYGGGAAEVACALAVSQEADKCPTLEQYAMRAFADALEVIPMALAENSGMNPIQTMTEVRAKQVKEMNPALGIDCMHRGTNA encoded by the exons ATGGCGTCGGTGGGGACCCTCGCCTTCGATGAATATGGCCGCCCTTTCCTCATCATCAAGGATCAGGACCGCAAGTCTCGTCTTATGGGACTTGAGGCCCTCAAG tcTCATATAATGGCAGCAAAGGCTGTagcaaatacaatgaaaacatcaCTTGGACCAAATG GGCTCGATAAGATGATGGTGGATAAGGATGGCGACGTGACCGTAACTAATGACGGTGCCACCATCTTAAGCATGATGGATGTCGATCATCAGATCGCCAAGCTGATGGTCGAACTGTCCAAATCACAGGATGATGAAATTGGAGATGGAACCACAGGAGTGGTTG TCCTGGCTGGTGCCCTGTTGGAAGAGGCCGAGCAGCTGCTGGACCGCGGCATTCACCCCATCAGGATCGCCGATGGCTACGAGCAGGCCGCCCGCATCGCTATCGAGTACCTGGACAGGATCAGCGATAGTGTCCTCGTCGACATGAAGGACACCGAGCCCCTGATCCAGACCGCGAAGACCACGCTGGGCTCCAAAGT GGTTAACAGCTGTCACCGACAAATGGCCGAGATTGCCGTGAACGCTGTCCTCACTGTGGCCGACATGCAGCGCAGAGACGTGGACTTCGAGCTCATCAAAGTAGAAGGCAAGGTGGGCGGGAGGCTGGAGGACACCAAGCTGATCAAGGGCGTGATCGTGGACAAGGATTTCAGTCACCCGCAGATGCCCAAA CAAGTGGAAGATGCTAAGATTGCCATCCTAACGTGTCCATTTGAACCGCCGAAACCAAAGACGAAGCATAAGCTGGATGTGACATCTGTAGAAGATTTTAAAGCCCTCCAGAaatatgaaaaggagaagtttgAGGAGATGATTCGGCAG ATTAAAGAAACTGGCGCTAACCTAGCCATTTGCCAGTGGGGCTTTGACGACGAAGCAAATCATTTACTTCTTCAGAATAACCTGCCTGCAGTTCGTTGGGTCGGAGGCCCTGAAATCGAG CTGATCGCCATCGCCACGGGCGGCCGCATCGTCCCGAGGTTCTCGGAGCTCACGGCCGAGAAGCTGGGCTTTGCGGGCCTCGTGAAGGAGATTTCATTCGGGACCACTAAAGACAAGATGCTGGTCATCGAGCAGTGCAAGAACTCCAGAGCCGTCACCATTTTCATCAGAGGAGGAAATAAGATG ATCATCGAGGAAGCCAAACGATCCCTTCACGATGCTCTGTGTGTCATCCGGAACCTCATCCGTGACAACCGCGTGGTGTACGGCGGAGGCGCTGCCGAAGTAGCCTGTGCTCTGGCCGTCAGCCAGGAGGCCGACAAG TGCCCGACCTTGGAGCAGTACGCCATGCGAGCCTTCGCCGACGCTCTGGAGGTTATCCCCATGGCCCTTGCCGAAAACAGCGGCATGAACCCCATCCAGACTATGACCGAAGTCCGGGCCAAACAGGTGAAGGAGATGAACCCTGCCCTCGGGATCGACTGCATGCACCGGGGAACAAACG CTTGA
- the CCT5 gene encoding T-complex protein 1 subunit epsilon isoform X1 — MASVGTLAFDEYGRPFLIIKDQDRKSRLMGLEALKSHIMAAKAVANTMKTSLGPNGLDKMMVDKDGDVTVTNDGATILSMMDVDHQIAKLMVELSKSQDDEIGDGTTGVVVLAGALLEEAEQLLDRGIHPIRIADGYEQAARIAIEYLDRISDSVLVDMKDTEPLIQTAKTTLGSKVVNSCHRQMAEIAVNAVLTVADMQRRDVDFELIKVEGKVGGRLEDTKLIKGVIVDKDFSHPQMPKQVEDAKIAILTCPFEPPKPKTKHKLDVTSVEDFKALQKYEKEKFEEMIRQIKETGANLAICQWGFDDEANHLLLQNNLPAVRWVGGPEIELIAIATGGRIVPRFSELTAEKLGFAGLVKEISFGTTKDKMLVIEQCKNSRAVTIFIRGGNKMIIEEAKRSLHDALCVIRNLIRDNRVVYGGGAAEVACALAVSQEADKCPTLEQYAMRAFADALEVIPMALAENSGMNPIQTMTEVRAKQVKEMNPALGIDCMHRGTNDMKQQHVIETLIGKKQQISLATQMVRMILKIDDIRKPGESEE, encoded by the exons ATGGCGTCGGTGGGGACCCTCGCCTTCGATGAATATGGCCGCCCTTTCCTCATCATCAAGGATCAGGACCGCAAGTCTCGTCTTATGGGACTTGAGGCCCTCAAG tcTCATATAATGGCAGCAAAGGCTGTagcaaatacaatgaaaacatcaCTTGGACCAAATG GGCTCGATAAGATGATGGTGGATAAGGATGGCGACGTGACCGTAACTAATGACGGTGCCACCATCTTAAGCATGATGGATGTCGATCATCAGATCGCCAAGCTGATGGTCGAACTGTCCAAATCACAGGATGATGAAATTGGAGATGGAACCACAGGAGTGGTTG TCCTGGCTGGTGCCCTGTTGGAAGAGGCCGAGCAGCTGCTGGACCGCGGCATTCACCCCATCAGGATCGCCGATGGCTACGAGCAGGCCGCCCGCATCGCTATCGAGTACCTGGACAGGATCAGCGATAGTGTCCTCGTCGACATGAAGGACACCGAGCCCCTGATCCAGACCGCGAAGACCACGCTGGGCTCCAAAGT GGTTAACAGCTGTCACCGACAAATGGCCGAGATTGCCGTGAACGCTGTCCTCACTGTGGCCGACATGCAGCGCAGAGACGTGGACTTCGAGCTCATCAAAGTAGAAGGCAAGGTGGGCGGGAGGCTGGAGGACACCAAGCTGATCAAGGGCGTGATCGTGGACAAGGATTTCAGTCACCCGCAGATGCCCAAA CAAGTGGAAGATGCTAAGATTGCCATCCTAACGTGTCCATTTGAACCGCCGAAACCAAAGACGAAGCATAAGCTGGATGTGACATCTGTAGAAGATTTTAAAGCCCTCCAGAaatatgaaaaggagaagtttgAGGAGATGATTCGGCAG ATTAAAGAAACTGGCGCTAACCTAGCCATTTGCCAGTGGGGCTTTGACGACGAAGCAAATCATTTACTTCTTCAGAATAACCTGCCTGCAGTTCGTTGGGTCGGAGGCCCTGAAATCGAG CTGATCGCCATCGCCACGGGCGGCCGCATCGTCCCGAGGTTCTCGGAGCTCACGGCCGAGAAGCTGGGCTTTGCGGGCCTCGTGAAGGAGATTTCATTCGGGACCACTAAAGACAAGATGCTGGTCATCGAGCAGTGCAAGAACTCCAGAGCCGTCACCATTTTCATCAGAGGAGGAAATAAGATG ATCATCGAGGAAGCCAAACGATCCCTTCACGATGCTCTGTGTGTCATCCGGAACCTCATCCGTGACAACCGCGTGGTGTACGGCGGAGGCGCTGCCGAAGTAGCCTGTGCTCTGGCCGTCAGCCAGGAGGCCGACAAG TGCCCGACCTTGGAGCAGTACGCCATGCGAGCCTTCGCCGACGCTCTGGAGGTTATCCCCATGGCCCTTGCCGAAAACAGCGGCATGAACCCCATCCAGACTATGACCGAAGTCCGGGCCAAACAGGTGAAGGAGATGAACCCTGCCCTCGGGATCGACTGCATGCACCGGGGAACAAACG ATATGAAGCAACAACACGTCATAGAAACCTTGATTGGCAAAAAGCAACAGATCTCTCTTGCAACACAAATGGTTAGAATGATTTTGAAGATTGATGACATCCGTAAGCCTGGAGaatctgaagaataa